From Centroberyx gerrardi isolate f3 chromosome 15, fCenGer3.hap1.cur.20231027, whole genome shotgun sequence:
AGCTCAACTTCTTGGTTGACAAAACgctaacacttttacagacctGATCATCTGTATTTCAGACATATCGAATGATGAACTTTTTTCCAAAGTTGGCATATAGTGTTTTAGAATGAAGCCCGAAGCCACTGATCCAGATTATATACACAGTTGTGATGTGACAAACTGCAGCGACGCTCCTGTGCGTGTTACCTGTGTTTCATGATCTCCACCACGTCTTCAGCGTCACTCTTGGTAGCCGTCTCTCTGAGCTCCAACCTGGCTctagcctgcacacacacacacacacacacacacacacagagaaagaatcAACGGCATAAGTATTGCGGTAGTAGTGGCAAATTGGTTCCTTTTGATATACACTCAAAAACTTCTATTTATGATTGAAACGGAGTTGGCAGTAGCCTAAAAAttatagaagaaaaaaatgggATGTTAGCTAATTCTCTTAAGGCTTTCAGGATTTCCTCAGTTTCTATATGAAGGGTTTCTCTGATGTGCAGCTTGATTTGTGGGACGGGGATTCTGCACAGTGCCAGAATACCTGGTATAAGAGGCTGCCAGGAACACCTCCTCTGAAGAAAAATAGTGGCTTTGGAAATTTGCAATAGTCAACATagccattttgatttttttaggTGCTTGGGACGGAGCACCTCAATAAGAGCTGGGCTTTCTGTGTTCGTCAGCGCTGGCAAAGTCTGTGGGTGTGTCTTTGAGGATTTACAGACAGGATTAGTCCCAGTGAGATGCTAGATTGTGTTAAGATTGGACATGCGAGCATATGTATATTTACTGGTGCTCTATCCAATAATGCATACTCCTCTAAGTACCTAAGAAGCGTgtttaattgtgcagccctaaatgagagaaagacagataaatAGACAGATTTACATAAATGATTATGATTCACCTACAGGTATACAATTAACCGTGTATATTCGTATATTGTGATTTTACAATTGATAACCGTAAAATActgccacaaaataaaaacatttcatttaaaatgtcggTGAAACAAGGCAAGATGTTGCGATAAGACGCAAAAACTGCAGTGAAATTATTCTATTCCCAAAATAAGTAGGACTAATAAACGtgattaataatcataatcacaaTATCTAGAAAGTTACTCcacaataatttattttattactaGTGACTCCAGTTGTCGTGTGGTAAAAGGTGCGATGGGTGAATATATAGAAACTTGCCTCAGACAGTCTGATTAGAGACTCCAGTTGGCGTGTGGTGATGGGCGTGGCGTCGGCAGACTGAGCCTGGGATCGCAGCGACAGGTAGAAGTCCTGAAGTGTGCGCGCCGCTtcgggagagagagacggatggaCGTACTGACGAGCGTAGCTGATGTACTTCCTTAACAAGCACACTGGAATGGGGTCCACAGATTCTCCTGCAGGGATCTGGAAACAGACACACGGTATAAATGCAATGTGCACcactgattctcaacctttttcatatgaaGGACCCCTAATGTACAGTAGTACAAATTAGgcccacggacccccatttgacccaaatctgagaatatttttattgtgagATACGATTTTGTCTACATTTCTTCTACATACGCCAATTttattaacttcttgtaaattaaataatggtgaagtttaacaattctgaattttgctggggaccccctgtaaccccctcaaggacccctggtggtccgcggaccccatgttgagaaccactgacacaATACAAACATTATCATGACTGACATATGTCCTATACAGACAGGCTGTTACAGGGTCCAGACATTCAACTGGAGAGATCTGCTGATAtgcataacacattataaaccCACTTATGCAGTTTTGCAGATAAATAAGAGAAGTAGATaataaataaactgtaaataacatgaaatgtatatatattttttcctatCAAAAGCCATTGGCAGTGCTTTTGAAGAGGGGGAGCTGAAACTGCAGAAAGTGTTTCCCTGTAGGACAAATTTCTCTCACATactaacaacaaaacagcacTGTTGTCGGAACGCAAGATAATAATATCATCTAAAATTATCTGAAGTGGGACTTCATGGTAACATATTTGCCAAACCTAATCTGGATTTACATTCATGCGTCTAAAGTTTACTAAAGTAAACGTACACATGACActaaacataataaaatatagtACAGGTACATGTAGGAATGCTCCGATCTAGATTTTTGTGGCCGATGCAAATCTCATGTAAGCACAGTTAATACACACTGTTTTATGAAGCAATGTGGATTCAAAAACTTTTAACTGTCTGCATTATATAGTGCCATATAAGTCTATGCTTTTGTGCTGTGTGGCAGACGAAAATACACTTTCTTTTTTGCCTCTGAGCTCTGTGCCAAATTAAGAAATGGTAGTGAGTCATTTAGGTAGTAGCCTGTGGTTTTTCAAATGCCTTGTCATGATGTTCATTTACACATCCTGGATTGAGGGTGGTGTACCAAACggattatgtttttttacagATACCAGTCCTAGTGTGGATGGTATGTATGGTCCGTTTTTAACCTGCAGGCGTTCGGACAGGGGCGTGTCCGAGTGCTCCAGCAGCACGGAGCTCTCCAATTCGCTGTTGCTGGCCCTGGTAACCACGGCGCTGCTGGTTCTGCCTCTTCCTGCCCTGGTTGCCATGACGTGCTCTGACAGGCGGCGGTCATGTGACTCCTCCGGGATGTCCAAGAGGAGGAAGACCACGTCGAAACGAGAGAGAAGAGCCGAGCCCattctagagacacaacaataaatacaaatcaaacacctaacatacatgaacacacatatatgcatctATCTATTTGTCTGTCCAGAAGTGTTAACACATCTGTTGTTGTCTTCCCCACTGACTAACACATTGACAAGCTTAGAAAACAAACGactgagcaacacactgacaaACTAAGAAACCAATGACAACCTAAAAACTGTCTGACTAATGAAATCACTGACTGACTAATTAACTTGCCTTAGATTTTCAGAGACAGTTTGGCTCTGTTGTAATATCCTCCAGTGGGGTCATCAGTACCTATAACTGACTATTGAACTGATTGACTGACAGGCTAACTCACTGGCTAATTAACTTGACTGTTCAATTAACTTACTTTAGATTTTCAGAGACCGTCTTGCCTCTGTTGTAATGTCCTCCACTGGGGTTGGCAGCAGCGATGACTGAGGTCCtggcaggcagagaggaaacTATTCCAGCCTTGGCCAGACTCACAGACTGCTGCTCCATGGCTTCTAACagagcctgctgctgctggcccaACTTATCAAACTCATCAATACAGCACAGacctaaagagagagagagagagacagagggagagaatgagggaggaggaggatgagatagagagaatgagaaagagccAGTGACCATGACCAACACTAAATTTGGGTAAATAGATTGAATCTATGGGGTCTGAAATCTGTTTCATacccattttgtgatttaggctgataagagtGTAGCTTTAACATGAGTTAGCCTAACCCAAACATTTGTAtcttctcttatctctctctcacacacacagacccacagtCCCCATTCAAAGACAAACTCTAACTCAAGTGTCCCAGCACAGTAACCACTGACTGTAGGTCTGCTCAGTTTGCATCACATTATGCCAAGTCCTCTTGGTGTGACAAATTCATAAAAATATTCATGACTGGTGGGAGGACCTCAAAATCACCACAACAGATcaatatacagacagacagacagacagacagacacatacacacccaaacaAACCTCCTAGTTCTCATTCCTACCTTGGTCAGCCAGCACCAAAGCTCCAGCCTCCAAAGCATAATCCCCTGATCCTGGGTCTCTGGACAAACTCACTGTCAGTCCTACAGAAAGAACCTCATATATTATATCCGGAATCAATTTATTGGTAAACTACAAAAATTACTctaggaatttgtcttggtgatacTGGCACACACGAGAGACAACAAGACCTCACATTTAGTGAAAGGGGAGAGTGTCCCATACCATGAGACAGTTGTACTGAGAAGGATGGAAATGCATGGAATAAGCTCTGAGCCTTGTGAAGCATGGACATACTGTAGATCCTGAGGCTAAACTATCATATTGCACGATAGGAAACAAACTTTTTGGTCACAGTGGCTGGAGAATTCCAAGATTCATTACCCACTTTTATTACTTCACCATAGAACTATAACTTTTAAAACAGAAAAGGACATCTGGGCGATAGTTGGTTACTAACAAAGTGGCTAGTGGAATAGCAAGATTTACCAGCCACTCAGTCGAAATTAACCAGCTTTTGGCTGTTGGCTGCTATTAATTTCCCAACCCGATTATATCATAACAGGTCTATATATCCGTGCAGAGCATAAtcaccgtaattatcataatacATAATTTAGAGACTACTGTTTACCTGAGGTGCTGGTGCTGTTGCCACACACATAGATTCCTCTGGGAGCCACGTTACAAACGGCCTACACCCACAGAggaacacattcacacacacgcacaaaagaCGTGGGTttttctacatttacattttgaaactgGTTCAGAGAACAAATATGGCTTCAGCAAGTACACACGTAATCACTGCATAGAAGTCATAATACCCTTGAGGAATGACGTGCTGTATGAGCTGCAGCTGAACCCATAATAACAGTAAAGGATGCCCACTCGGAAATGATTTGCTCTATTTAAAGTGTTCAgtgtgtattcagtgttacCTGCAACATCTGACTCTTTCCCAGTCCAGGGTCTCCCACCACCAGGATGTGTGGGTCTCCTCTGACGGGGATGCTGTTTCgacctgtgtgtttctgtctgcctccaAATAAGGCCAAGGCCAGGGCAGCTTTCACCAACTAGGGACACACAACACTTCAGCTCATTACCCTGATACTTAATCTTTTACAACCCTAAGAACTGGTGCAGTGAGCCTAAGTACTGAGACAGTTGGTTGAAGTTGGCTGTTTCAAAGCCTAACTTTTGCTCACTGTCTGAAGATCTAGGCTTTAAAAAGACCAATTTTAGCTCAGTGTACCATTGCTGACCCTATTGACTGCAGATAGGTCTGTTTGATCTACGAGATTTTACACTGATCCTGAACATCAATGTAACAGGCAAACTGTAGCATTGTTGACAAAGCAAGACTACAGGAAACATTCCCTGCTTGCCCGGTATGAATGAGACAACTGCTCAGTGTATCAAGAGGAACCCGTAATCCCCCAATTTATCTGTAACATCAAATCCATCTGTAATCTGTAATGAAAATCCTACTTGTAATCTCCTCCCGCCTAATGTGCAATGCTTCACCCAACTCACCAGATGGCCGTAGATGGCAGGACAAAGAGAActgaaaaaggagaagagagtgtTTAGTATAATGTCTTGTTATGTGTTAGTACAGTGTTACAAATCATTTCTAGTATTAGCACTAATAGGCTGTTAGTTTTAGAAAAACCACAACCAAAATTGACAATAACCAATACTACTATATCagttactaatactactactaataacatTATCTAACTGTATTATTAGCCTCAGTAGTTGTGGGTGTTACTATTTCTTGGATGATGTACAGCTCTACACTACATTATGATTACTATGAGGGTTAGACTAGAAAATTGGTATTGGCCTTTTcttaaaaattggatattgaccagtcagtgtcatccacctccaataAGATGGATATTATGGAGCTTGGTTGATTACTTAATTATTgcagaattgatcagtactacactgaTTGTCCTTAACATGAagtgattctaatgtgacattttcattggATTCCACCAAAGTATGTATGAATATAtatcgttgttgttgttgggtgaaaacttTGTATCTCCAAAACGTCAATTTTtcaagaactaagaaaaacagccttgtttttagctccATGACTTTGACGCACCATGAAgcaattttgagtttatccaactggttttgaaaggatttcataaGTCCAATAAGTCAGAGAAACTTCTTAACCCATAGAGGACTAAATATTCCTTCAATTGCAGTCaagaggttttcacatgacaacatcgatatttattgttattggctattagcagcttcaatccaaaaatagtGTCATTGGCCTTTAAGGACCCATCTTGGTCAAActctaattattattatcattaatattattattattattagtagtagtagtagtgttggtTGTGGTCATATTAAAAGTAGCAGTTGTAGAGTAAGCAATGTCTgtaatattactgtaatattgtCAGTAGTATCTATCTTACTGTACTATGAGTCTCAGCAGGTCAGGCTGTGACTGGATTTCCTGGATGGCGTACAGCTCCTTCAGAGTGAACTCCTCCCCTCCAGAATGATCCCCCCCTGACCCCGACCGACCGCCGCGTGACTCCTGACCTCCCATCTGAGACTGCTGACctaaacattcaaaacaaacaaaaccttaCTGACctggacactaaaactttaTGGGGCACAATTCGTCAAgttaaattgaaaaaaatacacatgcacatgtacacgaGCACATACCTTTGGCATTGCTGACTGAGTTGGCTTCAATATAGAGGAGGAACATACACTGGTCCTTCTTTCCTCTGGAACTGCctgcacacaaaacatacatggTCAATATGTGTAATtagtgtatatgtgttttttaaccattatttaCCTAGTaaaatgccttgctcaacggcAGCATGACAGTGGTTGTTGAGAGGGAAGAGTACTTCTCATTCATTTCCTCCTTCCAGATTTTTTCCACTGACTGTATATGGTTTAcagtttatactgtatgtgtctgaaTATTTTTACATATCATTAATAACCTTGATTATTCCAGCAATAGTCGTAGTGTCTCCAGGGTTAGTCACTGCTAAAGTTGACAAAATTTACCAGTATTTGGCTGGTGGTAATATCCCACCCTGattagaatgtgtgtgtgtgtgtgtgtgcgtaccgtCGCTGGTAACCCTAACTATCCCCGTCACGGTAACAGTGTCTCCAGGGACGCAGCTGTCACACAGGTCGGCGGTCAGGTGACACTCTACGGTGCGTGGGATTCGTCCagcctccctctgctctccaccaATCAACTCCTGCACCCTGGGGCGGCACGGAGAGCagaatacagtatgtgtgagtcAGGATTTGAGCCAGGCTGCATCTTTGCATCAGAAAATATCCTGACAGAAGTTGGGGTGCGCTCACactattctgtttttttgcagGAAAAAGTGCTGCCTCAAccacattttgtgctgataatgaAAACGCAGGTCATGCGACGTGCATTTTG
This genomic window contains:
- the mcm8 gene encoding DNA helicase MCM8, which produces MSGEGSRRGSWRGGRGGGSGGWRGGGEGGSGAWRGGGGSRGWRGGGSWRGGGGWRGGGERGGWRGRSWRGGGGAAAAGRGGGGGRGGGGGVGVSTQRGLYQSTLDILCPYKGWGLYFTEGFIESSPCMEKIKVFEKYFTSKIHLYDKDEIERQGSVLVDYGNLTGNWTVCRALPELTTQLREQPEMILNCLGLAIHQVLTTDLEKQAAELQGEALPVATPIINIPHISARLYNYEPLTALRTLRASVFGRLVCVRGTVVRVSNIKPLCSRLAFRCLGCSHTHSLPLLHGRYTAPTKCVQPECRSRSFTPNRSSPLTHTVDWQTIKVQELIGGEQREAGRIPRTVECHLTADLCDSCVPGDTVTVTGIVRVTSDGSSRGKKDQCMFLLYIEANSVSNAKGQQSQMGGQESRGGRSGSGGDHSGGEEFTLKELYAIQEIQSQPDLLRLIVHSLCPAIYGHLLVKAALALALFGGRQKHTGRNSIPVRGDPHILVVGDPGLGKSQMLQAVCNVAPRGIYVCGNSTSTSGLTVSLSRDPGSGDYALEAGALVLADQGLCCIDEFDKLGQQQQALLEAMEQQSVSLAKAGIVSSLPARTSVIAAANPSGGHYNRGKTVSENLKMGSALLSRFDVVFLLLDIPEESHDRRLSEHVMATRAGRGRTSSAVVTRASNSELESSVLLEHSDTPLSERLQIPAGESVDPIPVCLLRKYISYARQYVHPSLSPEAARTLQDFYLSLRSQAQSADATPITTRQLESLIRLSEARARLELRETATKSDAEDVVEIMKHSLADTYSDGLGSLDFQRSQLGSGMSQRSAAKRLVNALHAHAQRTNQKTFDLQLLRSVADALNIQVMDFEGLVSSLNEQGFLLKRGAKLYQLQTI